A stretch of Monomorium pharaonis isolate MP-MQ-018 chromosome 7, ASM1337386v2, whole genome shotgun sequence DNA encodes these proteins:
- the LOC118646709 gene encoding protein argonaute-2-like, translating into MEVGVLTQRIKIGTVKRVNHSIAKNTLLKINSKLNGIHHTLNIMPTCLQCPCMLIDVDDYISTHPSPDSKGCI; encoded by the exons ATGGAAGTAGGCGTTTTAACACAGCGCATAAAGATTGGAACCGTGAAAAGAGTCAATCATTCGATAGCAAAGAatactttgttaaaaataaactcaAAACTGAATGGTATCCATCATACATTGAATATAAT GCCAACGTGTCTACAATGTCCTTGTATGCTTATTGATGTTGATGATTACATCAGCACCCATCCATCTCCCGATTCTAAAG gtTGCATTTAG
- the LOC118646676 gene encoding uncharacterized protein LOC118646676, translating into MDCIHFTISAYNNSFREMKYNASTFVQDFLHSVDEISFASNLFWTDEATFTPNGVFNSCNSVKWADENPHAIRQIAFQYRWAINVWAGVIDERLHDGAPAHFSRRVREILDDRYPNRWMGRGGPIAWPPRSPDLNVLDYFVWGHIKAKVEHMRERTEVEVREAITAFNTVTPDMIRRATQQIVRRAELCLDAQEGKHFKQLLH; encoded by the exons ATGGATTGCATCCATTTCACTATCAGCGCGTACAACAACTCCTTCCGCGAAATGAAATACAACGCGTCCACTTTTGTGCAG gACTTCTTGCACAGTGTCGACGAGATTTCATTTGCCAGCAACCTTTTCTGGACAGATGAGGCTACGTTTACACCTAATGGTGTATTTAATTCGTGTAATTCAGTGAAATGGGCAGATGAAAATCCTCACGCCATTCGTCAAATTGCATTTCAATATCGCTGGGCGATTAACGTATGGGCAGGTGTAATTGATGAGAGATTG CATGATGGGGCTCCGGCACATTTCTCCCGACGTGTGCGTGAGATTTTAGACGACCGTTATCCAAATAGATGGATGGGTCGAGGTGGCCCAATCGCCTGGCCACCACGATCGCCAGATTTAAACGTGCTCGACTATTTTGTTTGGGGCCATATTAAAGCGAAAGTCGAGCATATGCGCGAACGTACTGAAGTCGAGGTACGCGAAGCGATAACAGCGTTTAATACAGTAACGCCAGACATGATACGCCGAGCAACACAGCAAATTGTTCGAAGAGCCGAACTGTGCTTAGATGCACAAGAAGGCAAACATTTTAAGcaattattgcattaa